Proteins encoded by one window of Halomonas sp. SH5A2:
- a CDS encoding TRAP transporter large permease, which yields MNMVIGLSLIILFTFGVPIAISIMLASIIGIEFFTRLPLLLVPQQMFIGIDKFPLMAIPFFILAGNLMAAGGISQRLVDLAKSIVGRVQGGLAMSCVLTCMMFAAVSGSSVATTFAIGAILIPAMVKHGYPRPLAASIQATSAELGVLIPPSIPLILYGVSTDTSIGQLFLAGVGPGILIGSALIIFLYLFCKVRGFGKDDHKDSTGFMVSVKRAWVAMLMPVVVIGGIYGGIFTPTEASAVAVFFALIVGGFYYRELKVDDLWPIFRQSVISTAAVMLIIAAASLFSFLLSRTGLPAQIATLVTNTINDPMMFLLVVNGLLLVVGMFIETSAAILVLAPILTPIAIQFGIDPVHFGLVMVVNLALGMITPPLGVNLFAACAVAKISIDQMLPWLVRFVLVILACLMAITYMPWISLGLVDFLYG from the coding sequence ATGAACATGGTTATTGGTCTGTCCTTGATTATCTTATTTACGTTCGGTGTGCCGATTGCTATTTCAATCATGCTGGCATCGATTATCGGTATTGAGTTCTTCACTCGCTTGCCATTACTGCTGGTGCCTCAGCAGATGTTTATCGGCATTGATAAATTTCCATTAATGGCAATCCCGTTCTTTATTCTCGCCGGTAACTTGATGGCGGCAGGGGGGATATCTCAACGCCTGGTGGATTTGGCCAAGTCTATCGTGGGTCGAGTGCAGGGCGGGCTGGCGATGTCCTGCGTACTGACATGCATGATGTTTGCAGCGGTTTCAGGCTCAAGTGTGGCCACGACCTTTGCGATCGGTGCCATTTTGATTCCCGCTATGGTGAAACATGGCTACCCCAGGCCGTTGGCGGCTTCCATTCAGGCAACGTCGGCGGAGCTGGGTGTGCTTATTCCGCCATCGATTCCGTTGATTTTATATGGTGTGAGTACCGACACGTCTATCGGACAGCTATTTCTTGCAGGCGTGGGGCCAGGCATATTGATTGGCAGCGCGCTGATCATCTTTCTTTATCTGTTCTGTAAGGTGCGGGGTTTTGGTAAGGACGATCATAAAGACAGCACCGGCTTTATGGTCTCGGTCAAGCGTGCGTGGGTGGCAATGCTCATGCCGGTGGTTGTCATTGGGGGGATTTACGGTGGTATTTTCACGCCTACCGAAGCATCGGCTGTGGCGGTATTTTTTGCCCTCATCGTCGGTGGCTTCTACTACCGTGAATTGAAAGTAGACGATCTATGGCCGATTTTTCGCCAGAGTGTCATTTCTACCGCAGCCGTTATGCTGATTATTGCGGCGGCCTCGCTATTTAGTTTCCTTCTCAGCCGCACGGGACTGCCCGCGCAAATCGCAACCCTCGTTACCAATACGATCAATGACCCCATGATGTTCCTGCTGGTCGTTAATGGGTTGCTGTTAGTTGTCGGTATGTTTATTGAAACGTCCGCCGCCATTCTAGTGTTAGCCCCCATTTTGACCCCGATCGCGATTCAGTTCGGTATTGATCCCGTTCATTTTGGTCTTGTGATGGTCGTTAACTTGGCCCTTGGAATGATTACACCGCCGTTAGGCGTGAATCTCTTTGCGGCTTGTGCGGTGGCCAAGATATCGATCGATCAGATGCTGCCTTGGTTGGTGCGTTTTGTACTGGTGATATTGGCGTGCTTGATGGCGATCACCTATATGCCGTGGATTTCCCTTGGGTTGGTGGATTTTCTTTATGGTTAG
- a CDS encoding NAD(P)-dependent oxidoreductase → MTTSRKVGIVGVGLMGHGIANSLLRAGHEVCFLEHSGNQPVDDLMASGATALSSGREVAQNADVVILCVTGSPQVEAVLFEPNGVLEGLKPGSVVVDCSTALPSSTETVAAKVADAGGRFMDAAMTRTPKEAEEGRLNLIVGAPKALFDETLPLLQGFAENIAHAGDVGAGHTLKLLHNFVSLGFSAVLAEATAASRKAGISDNALLEVLGAGGGGGVVLERLRPYIVNNDPSGFKFTVANATKDLGYYHTMTNELGVERGVAEAVHALYTSIDDSSSAVPEVIGVLEKRT, encoded by the coding sequence ATGACAACATCCAGAAAGGTGGGCATTGTCGGTGTGGGCCTGATGGGCCATGGTATTGCCAATAGTCTGCTGCGTGCGGGTCATGAGGTGTGCTTTCTTGAGCACTCAGGCAATCAGCCTGTAGATGATCTTATGGCATCCGGTGCCACTGCGCTGAGTTCGGGCCGAGAAGTGGCTCAAAATGCGGATGTGGTTATCCTGTGCGTCACCGGATCGCCGCAAGTAGAAGCGGTGCTCTTTGAACCCAACGGCGTTCTAGAAGGCTTGAAGCCGGGTAGCGTCGTCGTCGATTGCTCGACCGCACTGCCCAGTTCGACAGAAACAGTGGCTGCCAAGGTGGCTGATGCAGGTGGTCGCTTTATGGATGCGGCGATGACGCGCACCCCTAAAGAAGCGGAAGAGGGGCGGCTCAATCTGATTGTCGGAGCCCCGAAGGCGTTATTTGATGAAACCTTGCCGCTGCTGCAAGGGTTTGCCGAAAACATTGCCCATGCTGGGGACGTCGGCGCCGGGCATACGCTAAAGCTACTGCATAACTTTGTTTCGTTGGGCTTTTCGGCAGTGTTGGCTGAGGCCACCGCTGCGTCTCGTAAGGCGGGTATCAGCGATAACGCGCTATTAGAAGTGCTAGGCGCCGGTGGCGGAGGTGGCGTTGTACTAGAGCGTCTGCGCCCTTATATCGTTAACAATGACCCTTCTGGTTTCAAATTCACCGTTGCCAATGCCACCAAGGACCTAGGTTACTACCACACTATGACCAACGAACTGGGGGTAGAACGTGGCGTTGCCGAGGCTGTGCATGCGCTTTATACGTCTATCGACGACAGTTCATCGGCAGTACCGGAAGTGATCGGGGTTTTGGAGAAGCGAACTTAG
- a CDS encoding TRAP transporter small permease, which translates to MLAVFLRLESQLTRLALLIAVVMLAISVTLSFYQVLTRFIFNAPSTWSEVASRTAMIWCVFMAAAATFRGGYMMAVEVIYKLVPTRFMKLLEIVIVVCCLLVLGVLIHYGIQMTLRVSSQTMSGMNISMSWAYVAIPMGSCFAIVAAVARLLAQLSGREKVGPENSETLPEAELPQESDLPKGGSQP; encoded by the coding sequence ATGCTAGCGGTATTTCTTCGTCTGGAAAGCCAGTTAACACGCTTGGCTCTGCTAATTGCAGTGGTGATGCTAGCCATATCAGTGACGCTGAGTTTTTACCAAGTCCTCACTCGCTTTATTTTTAATGCGCCCTCTACTTGGTCTGAAGTCGCCTCACGCACCGCGATGATCTGGTGTGTGTTTATGGCCGCGGCGGCAACCTTTCGAGGCGGTTACATGATGGCGGTCGAGGTCATCTATAAACTCGTGCCAACGCGTTTTATGAAGCTACTCGAAATCGTCATTGTGGTGTGTTGTCTGTTGGTGCTTGGCGTACTGATTCATTACGGGATTCAGATGACCTTGCGTGTAAGTAGCCAGACGATGTCGGGCATGAATATATCGATGTCATGGGCGTATGTGGCGATTCCCATGGGATCATGCTTTGCCATTGTTGCCGCTGTTGCCAGGTTGTTGGCTCAGTTAAGTGGTCGAGAGAAGGTGGGGCCAGAAAATAGCGAGACGCTACCGGAGGCAGAACTACCTCAAGAGAGCGACTTGCCAAAAGGAGGATCGCAGCCATGA
- a CDS encoding aldehyde dehydrogenase family protein: MLKTRDFPPQQALIGGEWMNAATTLQVEAPATGEPLTRIARCQSDDVDAAVKAAQQAFSGQLGEWASWSARKRSEWLLRFANIIEAHQEQLAQLECADTGKPMTQAKGDIVACARYFRFYGGAADKLHGETIPFETDFAVMTLREPYGVCAQIIPWNYPSQIFGRCVAAALAAGNTVVLKPAEDACLSVLRLSELAVNHGLPAGALNLVPGLGSEAGAALASHPDIDHLSFTGSPETGTYVAQAAAQHHVPVTLELGGKSPQLVFADADLEAALPAVIKGIIQNAGQTCSAGSRLLVQREIADSVIANLCEHFAALRCDAGEADADCGPLINARQKAKLEERLAAAEADGIRVAATGQLAPNAPAGGHFALPQLLTDIPKGHEVLNEELFGPVLVVQVFEDEAEALELANATDFGLCAGIWTRDGGRQLRLAKGIRSGQVFINNYGAAGGVELPFGGVGRSGHGREKGFEGLRSYTRIKTVAIKHN, encoded by the coding sequence ATGTTGAAGACGAGGGATTTTCCGCCACAACAGGCTCTCATTGGTGGTGAGTGGATGAATGCTGCAACCACTCTGCAGGTAGAAGCTCCGGCTACGGGCGAGCCATTGACACGTATTGCGCGCTGCCAGTCTGACGATGTAGACGCCGCCGTGAAGGCAGCCCAGCAGGCTTTTTCCGGGCAGTTAGGTGAGTGGGCCAGTTGGTCCGCCCGCAAGCGCAGTGAATGGCTGCTGCGTTTTGCCAATATTATCGAAGCGCATCAGGAACAACTGGCCCAGCTTGAGTGTGCTGACACCGGTAAGCCGATGACGCAGGCTAAGGGCGATATCGTGGCCTGTGCACGCTATTTTCGTTTTTATGGTGGTGCGGCAGACAAGCTTCATGGTGAAACCATTCCTTTTGAAACCGACTTCGCCGTGATGACGCTGCGCGAGCCTTACGGGGTATGCGCACAGATTATTCCCTGGAACTACCCGTCGCAGATTTTTGGGCGCTGCGTGGCGGCAGCGTTGGCGGCGGGTAATACGGTTGTGCTCAAGCCGGCGGAAGATGCCTGTCTAAGCGTACTACGCTTGTCGGAGTTGGCAGTGAATCATGGTTTGCCAGCCGGTGCGCTTAACTTGGTGCCTGGGCTTGGCTCTGAGGCGGGGGCTGCGTTGGCGTCACACCCTGATATCGATCATCTCTCTTTTACCGGGTCGCCTGAAACGGGCACTTACGTCGCCCAAGCGGCCGCGCAGCATCACGTGCCTGTCACACTGGAATTAGGTGGTAAATCACCTCAATTGGTGTTCGCGGATGCGGATCTCGAAGCGGCGCTTCCAGCGGTGATAAAAGGGATTATTCAAAACGCTGGGCAGACATGTTCAGCAGGCAGCCGCCTATTGGTTCAGCGCGAGATAGCCGATAGCGTCATAGCGAATCTTTGTGAGCACTTCGCTGCCCTGCGCTGTGATGCAGGGGAAGCGGACGCCGACTGTGGCCCGCTGATTAATGCGCGTCAAAAAGCCAAGCTGGAAGAGCGTTTGGCCGCCGCCGAAGCGGATGGTATTCGCGTGGCGGCAACGGGGCAGTTAGCCCCCAACGCACCGGCTGGTGGTCATTTCGCACTTCCTCAACTGCTTACGGATATCCCCAAAGGGCATGAAGTGCTTAACGAGGAGCTGTTTGGCCCGGTGTTGGTGGTGCAGGTGTTTGAAGATGAAGCAGAAGCGCTCGAATTGGCCAACGCCACCGATTTTGGCCTTTGCGCTGGTATATGGACGCGCGATGGTGGTCGCCAGCTACGCTTGGCCAAAGGCATTCGCAGCGGCCAGGTGTTCATCAATAACTACGGTGCTGCCGGTGGCGTGGAACTTCCTTTTGGTGGCGTCGGCCGCTCTGGCCATGGCCGGGAGAAAGGATTTGAAGGCTTGCGTAGCTATACACGGATCAAAACCGTCGCTATCAAGCACAACTAG
- a CDS encoding TRAP transporter substrate-binding protein, which translates to MTKTFARHSLVAAIAAIATTGVALQAHAATEVNLGHTLSSTSHYSVGADAFKETLEELSDGAYTVNEHPSGSLGGEREMIEGLQIGTVDFVITSTGPLGNFVPETYVLDLPFLFEDYEEARCVLDSDLGDELLEKMSDHNLVGLAWSENGFRHMTNSQREIATPADAEGLRVRTMENSVHQEAFRQMGARPTPMAFPELFTALQQGTVDGQENPITVIVATNFWEVQDYLSLTGHVYSPAVVLGSPVFMDGLSEEERGWFEQAAQASAEATREEVSRLEREGVELLEEKGMTVKTDIDVAPFQEAVQPAYEIFTSEYGDEMLERVQAKASDC; encoded by the coding sequence ATGACTAAGACCTTTGCTCGTCACTCACTCGTGGCCGCTATCGCTGCCATCGCTACTACTGGCGTTGCACTTCAGGCCCATGCGGCAACTGAAGTGAACCTAGGCCACACACTGTCTTCCACATCGCATTACTCAGTCGGGGCAGACGCCTTCAAGGAGACGCTGGAGGAGTTATCCGATGGCGCCTATACCGTTAACGAACATCCTTCGGGATCCCTGGGCGGTGAGAGGGAAATGATTGAAGGCTTACAGATCGGCACCGTCGATTTTGTGATCACGTCAACGGGTCCGTTGGGTAACTTCGTGCCGGAAACATACGTGCTCGATTTACCGTTTCTGTTTGAAGATTACGAAGAAGCGCGCTGCGTACTGGACAGTGATCTAGGCGATGAGCTACTCGAAAAAATGAGTGATCACAATCTGGTCGGCTTGGCTTGGTCGGAAAATGGCTTCCGACACATGACCAACAGTCAACGTGAGATCGCCACGCCCGCAGACGCAGAAGGTTTGCGCGTTCGCACAATGGAAAATTCGGTGCACCAGGAAGCGTTTCGTCAAATGGGCGCACGGCCAACACCTATGGCATTCCCTGAACTTTTCACGGCGCTTCAGCAAGGTACCGTGGATGGTCAGGAAAACCCAATCACTGTGATTGTCGCCACCAACTTCTGGGAAGTGCAGGACTACCTTTCGCTGACCGGGCATGTGTATTCACCGGCTGTCGTGCTTGGTTCGCCAGTGTTCATGGATGGTTTAAGTGAGGAGGAGCGAGGCTGGTTTGAGCAGGCAGCGCAAGCCTCTGCTGAAGCAACGCGTGAAGAAGTTTCCCGCCTGGAGCGTGAAGGCGTAGAACTGCTCGAAGAGAAAGGCATGACGGTCAAAACAGATATTGATGTTGCGCCTTTCCAGGAAGCTGTGCAGCCAGCTTACGAGATATTTACCTCGGAGTACGGCGACGAAATGCTTGAGCGCGTTCAGGCAAAAGCCAGCGATTGCTGA